CTTCGATGGGATTCAGTACGGCAAATTCATCATCACGCAATACCAACCTTTCCAGATTCTCATCCAGCCTCTGTTTCCCGCCATCAAGGCCTTCAAGAGCTTCCCTTTCAATGGCTTCCTCATCTTCATCGCTCTCTACTTCGTCGTCGTGAGAAACTCTAACTTCAGCAGGTACGTTAGGTTCAACACGATGCAGGCCATTGTGCTCGACGTGCTGTTGATTTTCCCGGATTTGCTTGAGAGGAGCTTTAATCCCAGAGATGGGTTTGGTTTGGATGTGGTGATGAGTTTGGACAGCACAGTGTTCCTCTTCTTGCTTGTCTGTTTGATCTATGGATTCTCTGCTTGCTTGTTTGGTCTGACCCCGAGGTTGCCCATTGTTGCTGATGCTGCTGATAGGCAAGTCCTTTGATTTATGAAGTAAACTGCAGCAACAAATAATATGTATATGTATGTACACATGTGCTGTGATTGCACTTTCTCTCTATTGAATCTGTTTCTTTGTAATCAAAACATAGTGTAACTTTTTGATCCATTGAATACAGTTTTTGCAAAGAGAGGGAGAGATATCATATAACAATTTTCATATTTTGATTTGATTATTTACCCTCATCACATATCTGAAAAAGCAATATGGTGAGGGAAGATCAGTTCTGTAACAAAG
This genomic interval from Brassica oleracea var. oleracea cultivar TO1000 chromosome C2, BOL, whole genome shotgun sequence contains the following:
- the LOC106327635 gene encoding protein TIC 20-v, chloroplastic, producing the protein MAISHLVSPLPSLAFFQTGNLTGRSSSLHVNPNPQFSKSRLSRERAATLVLRSKGDDSVDASDRIISAVCYFYPFFDGIQYGKFIITQYQPFQILIQPLFPAIKAFKSFPFNGFLIFIALYFVVVRNSNFSRYVRFNTMQAIVLDVLLIFPDLLERSFNPRDGFGLDVVMSLDSTVFLFLLVCLIYGFSACLFGLTPRLPIVADAADRQVL